In the Gymnodinialimonas sp. 202GB13-11 genome, one interval contains:
- a CDS encoding BolA family protein — MAGRAEKIEAALREAFAPRLLEVVDESEAHRGHAGFQEGGESHFRVTVESEAFEGLSRIAKHRAVHGAIGADLMSEIHALALTVRE, encoded by the coding sequence ATGGCCGGACGGGCAGAGAAAATTGAAGCGGCGCTGCGGGAGGCCTTTGCGCCCCGGCTTCTGGAGGTGGTCGACGAAAGTGAGGCCCATCGCGGCCATGCGGGCTTTCAGGAAGGCGGCGAAAGCCATTTCCGCGTCACCGTGGAAAGTGAGGCGTTTGAGGGGCTCAGCCGGATCGCGAAGCACCGCGCCGTTCACGGGGCGATTGGGGCGGACCTGATGTCAGAGATCCACGCCCTTGCGCTCACGGTGCGGGAATAG
- a CDS encoding DUF1963 domain-containing protein — protein sequence MGLFADRTFAIRALEQHTDLAEADIAQFIARARPALTFRRHITPEDEVPLGASKIGGRPDMGADLPWPIRAPYEGVVEAVANWPEALRNIYSPEWIDAYIAYNSAPAPLGFIAQFDLDTLSSRSGFDPNLPRTGRLLLFTDPSGHHSADAMASAQWVQVIHDTTPRDQIIRHTTPEALIEHWSTSVLMDQNQYYGGPEAPWSETADCERLDAVDAISLPHDRAWQAPQSTLDILRALRVADPTGLEDATVSDYAAGISFHGDQLGGHPIPVQDSVPAEIDRLTDGALGPVEGWRFLFHVQGETYLPQLMTDWRDGDLYLMDQPPPAGTDSIGEVFGVAQST from the coding sequence ATGGGACTGTTTGCAGATCGCACCTTTGCAATCCGTGCCCTAGAGCAACACACGGATTTGGCAGAGGCTGACATCGCTCAGTTCATTGCCCGTGCACGACCGGCCCTCACCTTCCGGCGTCACATCACACCCGAAGACGAGGTGCCGCTTGGCGCGTCAAAGATTGGCGGTCGCCCGGATATGGGGGCCGATCTACCGTGGCCCATCCGCGCACCATATGAGGGCGTGGTCGAAGCCGTGGCAAACTGGCCCGAGGCACTGCGTAACATTTACAGCCCCGAATGGATTGACGCTTACATCGCCTACAACTCGGCGCCCGCACCCCTTGGTTTTATTGCACAATTCGACCTCGACACCCTATCGTCTCGTTCAGGCTTCGACCCAAACCTGCCGCGCACGGGTCGTCTGCTGCTATTTACGGATCCTTCCGGCCATCACAGCGCCGACGCTATGGCCTCAGCGCAATGGGTTCAGGTGATCCACGACACAACACCGCGCGACCAAATCATTCGCCACACCACGCCTGAGGCCCTGATCGAGCATTGGAGCACCAGCGTTCTGATGGACCAGAACCAATATTACGGCGGCCCCGAAGCGCCATGGTCGGAAACCGCCGATTGCGAGCGGCTGGACGCCGTCGACGCGATCAGCCTGCCCCATGACCGTGCCTGGCAAGCCCCTCAAAGTACCCTCGACATTCTGCGCGCGCTCAGAGTGGCAGACCCTACCGGGCTCGAAGATGCAACCGTCTCCGACTACGCCGCCGGTATCTCCTTTCACGGTGACCAACTGGGCGGCCATCCTATCCCGGTGCAAGACAGCGTTCCCGCTGAGATCGATCGCCTCACCGACGGCGCGCTTGGCCCGGTCGAGGGCTGGCGGTTCCTGTTCCATGTGCAAGGCGAAACCTACCTGCCGCAGTTGATGACCGATTGGCGGGATGGTGACCTCTATCTCATGGATCAGCCACCACCGGCAGGCACTGATAGCATCGGGGAGGTCTTCGGTGTTGCGCAGTCGACCTGA
- a CDS encoding J domain-containing protein — MTDKDPFNFDLRVSTDKKKRRTGRRGMSGAFETSQRVCEHPGCEEQGQYRAPKGPDNLEEFRWFCRDHVREYNLKWNFFEGTTEAEMNAQMDRDRVWDRPTKPFKQSAEEKAWARLGIEDPHQVLGQNATQNPGRAGGGTKGRRLPPTERRAVEILEVNDNATKPEIRKAYKALIKVLHPDMNGGDRSDEDRLQEVVWAWDQLKVSRNFAD, encoded by the coding sequence ATGACCGACAAAGACCCGTTCAATTTTGACCTGCGCGTTTCTACGGACAAAAAGAAGCGCCGCACAGGTCGCCGCGGCATGTCCGGCGCGTTCGAGACATCGCAGCGCGTTTGCGAACATCCCGGCTGCGAGGAACAGGGCCAATATCGCGCACCGAAAGGCCCTGATAACCTTGAAGAATTTCGTTGGTTTTGCCGCGATCATGTCCGCGAATACAACCTGAAATGGAATTTCTTTGAAGGCACGACCGAGGCTGAGATGAACGCCCAGATGGACCGTGACCGCGTCTGGGACCGGCCGACCAAGCCGTTCAAGCAATCGGCCGAGGAAAAGGCATGGGCGCGCCTCGGCATTGAAGACCCGCATCAGGTTCTTGGCCAGAACGCTACGCAAAATCCGGGTCGTGCGGGCGGTGGCACAAAGGGGCGTCGCCTGCCCCCCACGGAACGTCGCGCCGTCGAGATCCTCGAGGTCAACGACAACGCCACCAAGCCTGAGATCCGCAAAGCGTACAAAGCGCTAATCAAGGTACTGCACCCGGATATGAATGGCGGCGACCGCTCCGACGAAGACCGCTTGCAAGAGGTCGTCTGGGCCTGGGACCAGCTCAAAGTCTCCCGCAACTTCGCGGATTAA